The window CAGATCCTACAAGGTATATAATAATTCTTTTAATGCTCCATCGGTATTTAATAGAAGCAGCAATGAGAACCACCATGTAAAAGAGAAATAAAACTCCGTGAATCCAGCCAAAATATTTTACAGGCTCGGCAATATCAAGTATATATTTAATGGGCATTGCAATAAAAAGTAAAATTAAATAAGATATACCTTCAATAATGGCTGTTTTACGGTAAAGATTAATCATAAAATTAGAATGGTTTAAACTGTTGATTTTTCGCGGATATTTTTTTTCGATGTTCTTTGAATTTAAATAATAAATCAAAAAACAGATAAAATTTATCCTCTTTTTTTATCGGGCATAAAATTGCAACAAATTATTCTATATTAAATCGAATTTTAGTGATTTTTTAATTAAATTTATACACCATAACAAATCATATTCACTGTATTTTTAGAAAAATCTAAACAGTAAAATATTTTAATAGAAAATTTTAAAAATCATGAGGTTCAAGAAAATTCTGCTTGCTTCTTTTCTGATGATTTCCTCGCAAACATTTTGCCAGCAATTAACACTGAAACAATGTATTGAAAAAGGGAAACAAAATAATGTCATTATAAAACTGGCAGAGCAATCCTTGGAAACCCGGGAAAAACTTCTGCAATCCAACAAAAATAACGGCCTTCCGAAAGTAGATTTTCTTGGTGGCTACAATTATATAGGAGAACCTATAAAAGTTAATCTTCAACAGGTAAAAGACGGAATTGTAGAAGGTTCGGCAAATCAAAGTGTGTATTCTGCCAATGCGGCATATCAACAGATTACGGGAAACCAGCTTTCACAACAGGTTCAGGATGTGATTTATCAGACTTCTAAAGATATTATCAGTGCGGTTTATCCCAACTATAATCCTGCAATTACAAAGCAAAGTTATTTTTTAGCCGGAATTTTGGTTCGTCAACCCATTTATTTAGGTGGAAAATTAAATGCCGCAAAAGAGCTCTCAAAACAACAGGTAGAAAGCGGAAAAGCCAATCTGGAGTCTTCTCAAAACTTAACAGCTTATAATATTTCTTTACATTATATTCAGGTGATGTATCTGAATTCGATGATTAAAAAGCAAGAGAAGATTGTAGAATCTCTTGAAAACAATGAAAAATATGCGCAAAGCCTTCTAAAAGCTGAGATTATTCCGCCTTATTTGAAAAACTGGTCAAATATTACAAAACTTCAAGGCGAAACCAATCTTAAAAATCTGAAACTTGAAAAAGAAAATGCACTGTTAACGTTGAAAGACTTGATGGGAATTTCTCTTGATGAATCGTTGGAAATTAATGAAGAACTAAATGAGGATATTGATGTTCCTAAT is drawn from Chryseobacterium muglaense and contains these coding sequences:
- a CDS encoding DUF3817 domain-containing protein gives rise to the protein MINLYRKTAIIEGISYLILLFIAMPIKYILDIAEPVKYFGWIHGVLFLFYMVVLIAASIKYRWSIKRIIIYLVGSVLPFVPFILDKNLKKEYPDN
- a CDS encoding TolC family protein; the protein is MRFKKILLASFLMISSQTFCQQLTLKQCIEKGKQNNVIIKLAEQSLETREKLLQSNKNNGLPKVDFLGGYNYIGEPIKVNLQQVKDGIVEGSANQSVYSANAAYQQITGNQLSQQVQDVIYQTSKDIISAVYPNYNPAITKQSYFLAGILVRQPIYLGGKLNAAKELSKQQVESGKANLESSQNLTAYNISLHYIQVMYLNSMIKKQEKIVESLENNEKYAQSLLKAEIIPPYLKNWSNITKLQGETNLKNLKLEKENALLTLKDLMGISLDESLEINEELNEDIDVPNFSSSENNADVKLLLSKKKEAETTHNITKSLSRPNIFAIGNYQFFRNDLPLITPPWLVGIEMQWTLFDPERKSRNLASASLIKEADLLINQKQKSVNLATKISENKLISFKEQNETFDAARKQTYTTTEMVRKRMENSLSSVKDVNDALQLQYEAEKLYYTSLVAYQTVIATYFYITGNVENITNYIP